The Prionailurus bengalensis isolate Pbe53 chromosome D2, Fcat_Pben_1.1_paternal_pri, whole genome shotgun sequence genome window below encodes:
- the RASSF4 gene encoding ras association domain-containing protein 4 isoform X2, whose amino-acid sequence MKEDCPPSSHVPISDSKSILKSELLSLLKTYNCYHEGRSFQLRHREEEGALIIEGLLNIAWGLRRPIRLQIQDDRERVHLSAASWTPGQPSCHLKEPLLQDGKVAAQEPNAQTAPSTESSRDSSEPVEEDEETPQLMRTKSDAACVIQRRPRSRTPGEAQRIRRHRFSINGHFYNHKTSVFTPAYGSVTNVRVNSTMTTLHVLTLLLNKFRVENGPSEFALYIVHESGERTKLKDCEYPLISRILHGPCEKIARMFLMEADLGEEVPHDVPSPASDDAAAPGAAGGGRVASRHQPLPKPPTAGAHRAPVARP is encoded by the exons GTCGGAGCTCTTAAGCTTGCTAAAAACTTACAACTGCTACCACGAAGGCAGAAGCTTTCAGCTGAGACACCGAGAG GAGGAAGGCGCTTTGATCATTGAGGGACTTCTCAACATTGCCTGGGGACTGAGGCGGCCAATCCGGCTCCAGATCCAGGATGACAGGGAGCGAGTGCATCTCTCGGCAGCCTCCTGGACGCCTGGACAGCCCAGCTGCCACCT AAAGGAGCCGCTTCTTCAGGATGGCAAGGTCGCTGCCCAGGAGCCGAACGCTCAGACGGCGCCCAGCACCGAGAGTTCCAGAGACAGCTCAG AGCCCgtggaggaggatgaggagacCCCACAGCTGATGCGGACCAAGAGCGACGCAGCCTGTGTGATCCAGAGGAGGCCCCGGTCCCGCACACCCGGCGAGGCCCAGAGGATCCGGCGACATCGGTTCTCCATCAACGGGCACTTTTACAACCACAAG ACCTCAGTGTTTACTCCTGCCTATGGGTCTGTGACCAACGTGAGGGTCAACAGCACCATGACAACCCTGCACGTGCTCACCCTGCTGCTGAACAAGTTCCGA GTGGAAAATGGCCCCAGTGAATTTGCACTCTACATTGTTCACGAGTCTGGGG AGcgaacaaaattaaaagactgtGAGTACCCGCTGATTTCCAGGATCCTGCACGGGCCGTGTGAGAAGATCGCCAGGATGTTCCTGATGGAAGCCGACCTGGGCGAGGAAGTCCCCCACGAC GTTCCAAGCCCTGCGTCTGACGATGCTGCAGCGCCTGGAGCAGCTGGTGGAGGCCGAGTAGCCAGCCGGCACCAGCCTCTTCCGAAGCCCCCCACGGCCGGTGCGCACCGAGCGCCGGTGGCCAGGCCCTGA
- the RASSF4 gene encoding ras association domain-containing protein 4 isoform X1, with translation MKEDCPPSSHVPISDSKSILKSELLSLLKTYNCYHEGRSFQLRHREEEGALIIEGLLNIAWGLRRPIRLQIQDDRERVHLSAASWTPGQPSCHLKEPLLQDGKVAAQEPNAQTAPSTESSRDSSEPVEEDEETPQLMRTKSDAACVIQRRPRSRTPGEAQRIRRHRFSINGHFYNHKTSVFTPAYGSVTNVRVNSTMTTLHVLTLLLNKFRVENGPSEFALYIVHESGERTKLKDCEYPLISRILHGPCEKIARMFLMEADLGEEVPHDVAQYIKFEMPVLDSFVEKLKEEEEREIIKLTMKFQALRLTMLQRLEQLVEAE, from the exons GTCGGAGCTCTTAAGCTTGCTAAAAACTTACAACTGCTACCACGAAGGCAGAAGCTTTCAGCTGAGACACCGAGAG GAGGAAGGCGCTTTGATCATTGAGGGACTTCTCAACATTGCCTGGGGACTGAGGCGGCCAATCCGGCTCCAGATCCAGGATGACAGGGAGCGAGTGCATCTCTCGGCAGCCTCCTGGACGCCTGGACAGCCCAGCTGCCACCT AAAGGAGCCGCTTCTTCAGGATGGCAAGGTCGCTGCCCAGGAGCCGAACGCTCAGACGGCGCCCAGCACCGAGAGTTCCAGAGACAGCTCAG AGCCCgtggaggaggatgaggagacCCCACAGCTGATGCGGACCAAGAGCGACGCAGCCTGTGTGATCCAGAGGAGGCCCCGGTCCCGCACACCCGGCGAGGCCCAGAGGATCCGGCGACATCGGTTCTCCATCAACGGGCACTTTTACAACCACAAG ACCTCAGTGTTTACTCCTGCCTATGGGTCTGTGACCAACGTGAGGGTCAACAGCACCATGACAACCCTGCACGTGCTCACCCTGCTGCTGAACAAGTTCCGA GTGGAAAATGGCCCCAGTGAATTTGCACTCTACATTGTTCACGAGTCTGGGG AGcgaacaaaattaaaagactgtGAGTACCCGCTGATTTCCAGGATCCTGCACGGGCCGTGTGAGAAGATCGCCAGGATGTTCCTGATGGAAGCCGACCTGGGCGAGGAAGTCCCCCACGAC GTCGCTCAGTACATTAAATTTGAAATGCCGGTGCTGGACAGttttgttgaaaaattaaaagaagaggaggaaagagaaataatcaaACTGACCATGAA GTTCCAAGCCCTGCGTCTGACGATGCTGCAGCGCCTGGAGCAGCTGGTGGAGGCCGAGTAG
- the DEPP1 gene encoding protein DEPP1: MRSRLLVPVAHLPTIRETSEEMPPGGPGQEPLASPSLDDYVKSICQLAQPTSVLDAATARAQLGRPPQPAQAFETSCPTESLRDITTRFSGQQPAPPRDGAADPLDWLYGESQEKQPSRRDPLRRTGSSADPWGPQRQMDGGKARGTPGGRLCGARVQGHSLARPSRDRHQGSWPSKPLCGTAASPPPPRHGSTLRTLYLHLPVIHEL; the protein is encoded by the coding sequence ATGAGGTCCCGGCTACTGGTTCCTGTGGCCCACTTGCCCACGATTCGGGAGACCTCAGAGGAGATGCCGCCCGGGGGGCCTGGGCAGGAACCCCTGGCCTCCCCCAGCCTGGATGACTATGTGAAGTCCATTTGTCAGCTGGCACAGCCCACTTCAGTGCTGGACGCGGCCACAGCCAGGGCCCAACTCGGCAGACCGCCCCAGCCAGCCCAGGCCTTCGAGACGAGCTGCCCTACTGAGTCCCTACGGGACATTACTACCCGCTTCAGTGGCCAGCAGCCTGCACCGCCCAGGGATGGTGCTGCTGACCCCCTGGACTGGCTGTATGGGGAGTCCCAGGAAAAGCAGCCAAGTAGGAGGGACCCACTGAGGCGGACTGGCTCCTCTGCTGACCCCTGGGGTCCACAGAGACAGATGGATGGTGGCAAGGCCCGAGGGACCCCCGGAGGGAGACTCTGTGGCGCCAGGGTGCAGGGGCACTCTCTGGCAAGGCCCTCAAGGGACCGGCACCAGGGCTCCTGGCCTTCCAAGCCACTCTGTGGGACCgcagcctcccccccacccccccgccacggCAGCACCCTCAGAACTCTCTATTTGCACCTCCCGGTGATCCATGAACTCTGA